The Saccharothrix violaceirubra genome segment CTTTGCTGGTCCACTTGGCGGCCGGTACGGCGGCGGACGCGACGGTGGAGTCGATCGATCTGGCGGGGCTGCGGTCGTGGCTCGGTGCGCAGCATGCCGCGGGTGCCGAGCGGACGACGCTCGCGCGCCGGACCGCCGCGGCGCGGACGTTCACCGCCTGGGCCACGCGGACCGGAATCCTCACCGAAGATCCCGGCCTTCGGTTGGTCGCGCCCAAGGCGCACCGGACACTGCCCGCAGTACTGCGGGCGGATCAGGCCGAAGCCGCCATGTCGGCCGCCGAACTCGGTGCGCGTGAAGGCGATCCGGTTGCGCTGCGTGACCAGGCCGTGGTGGAGTTGCTCTACGCGACGGGTGTGCGGGTGGCCGAGTTGTGCGGTCTCGACCTCGACGATGTCGACTACTCCCAAAGGGTGATACGGGTTCTGGGCAAGGGCAGTCGCGAGCGCGTCGTGCCGTTCGGCGTTCCGGCCGAACGCGCTGTACGTCGCTGGGTGGAACAGGGGAGAACAACGCTGGTCGGCGACCGTTCACACCGGGCGCTCTTCCTGGGCGCGCGCGGTGGCCGACTGGACAC includes the following:
- a CDS encoding tyrosine recombinase XerC produces the protein MSPPPNRTRRVDLVRLRGALPSDVAAVVDDFERHLALERALSPHTVRAYLGDVVALLVHLAAGTAADATVESIDLAGLRSWLGAQHAAGAERTTLARRTAAARTFTAWATRTGILTEDPGLRLVAPKAHRTLPAVLRADQAEAAMSAAELGAREGDPVALRDQAVVELLYATGVRVAELCGLDLDDVDYSQRVIRVLGKGSRERVVPFGVPAERAVRRWVEQGRTTLVGDRSHRALFLGARGGRLDTRTARRVVHDVVGAVPGAVDTGPHGLRHSAATHLLEGGADLRTVQELLGHATLATTQLYTHVTVERLKAIHDRTHPRS